The following proteins are encoded in a genomic region of Triticum dicoccoides isolate Atlit2015 ecotype Zavitan chromosome 1B, WEW_v2.0, whole genome shotgun sequence:
- the LOC119318104 gene encoding uncharacterized protein LOC119318104, giving the protein MALGVYDDDYDYDDDDAPCPVSPMRVFPYATGACVLGLNCHHRIYRTHDNSTTPSTLGKRTPSYMLQLFSMRLSSFEPSYPISVYGIFAIRDYLDPRRNYVFNRPRDDAVTIEKQGSFVIPLCSPCRGMYLLDKALVEVDLWVKKEGDDESDDKQLLSAYAEIDVRTEADLMLYERISGDNCNLDFKYKVLSESVDAVIQVYAKVSHPHHVLFTAFSTEYDDYPLRGVVLFDDKLFGEEKLFKHVVAVKANEGLHVFLEVNGSVFQWTFQDEHVGAVVSPDDSILDYGQFFVRVLFAPKDYKGSSAPTF; this is encoded by the exons ATGGCTCTGGGAGTTtatgatgatgattatgattatgatgatgatgatgctccttGCCCCGTCTCTCCCATGAGAGTGTTCCCTTACGCAACAGGTGCCTGCGTCCTTGGGCTCAACTGCCACCATCGTATCTACAGGACCCATGACAACTCTACCA CCCCATCAACTCTTGGAAAGCGCACACCAAGTTATATGCTACAATTATTCTCCATGCGTCTATCAAGCTTTGAACCCTCGTATCCCATTAGTGTGTATGGAATATTTGCCATTCGGGATTACTTGGACCCACGACGGAACTACGTCTTTAACCGTCCCAGGGATGACGCTGTCACGATTGAAAAGCAG GGTTCCTTTGTCATACCACTTTGTAGCCCTTGTCGAGGAATGTATTTGTTGGATAAGGCTTTAGTAGAAGTTGATCTTTGGGTAAAGAAAGAAGGGGATGATGAATCAGATGACAAGCAACTACTTTCTGCATATGCTGAGATTGATGTCCGGACTGAAGCTGATCTCATGCTTTATGAACGGATTTCTGGTGATAATTGCAATTTGGACTTTAAATATAAAGTCCTTTCAGAAAGTGTTGATGCTGTAATACAAGTATATGCAAAGGTCAGCCATCCTCACCATGTGTTGTTCACTGCTTTTAGCACCGAATATGATGATTATCCTCTTCGTGGGGTTGTGCTGTTTGATGACAAATTATTTGGCGAGGAAAAACTATTCAAGCATGTTGTCGCGGTGAAAGCAAATGAAGGACTGCATGTTTTTTTAGAAGTGAACGGTTCAGTGTTCCAGTGGACTTTTCAAGATGAACATGTTGGAGCTGTTGTTTCTCCTGATGACTCAATCTTGGACTATGGACAGTTCTTCGTGAGGGTATTGTTTGCTCCAAAGGATTACAAGGGAAGCTCAGCTCCAACATTCTGA